Sequence from the Lysobacter solisilvae genome:
GTCGAGCTTGCCGCGCGGGCTGTAGCGCTTGACCCGGGCCAGGCCCGGGTCGACGACGTAGCGGATGCGCGGCACCGTCAGCGAGGTTTCCGCGACGTTGGTCGCCAGCACGATGCGCCGTTTCGGGCCGGGGTTGAACACGCGGTCCTGGTCGCGCACCGACAGCCGCGCGTACAGCGGCAACACCTCGGTTTCGCGGTACTTGCGCCGCTCCAGCGCCTGGTGCGCATCGCGGATCTCGCGTTCGCCGGACAGGAAGATCAGCACGTCGCCGCGGGGGTCCTCGCGGGTGATCTCGTCGCAGGCGGCCAGGATGCCGTCGTTGACGGTCCGCTCGCCCTCCATTGCCTCGCCGGCGCGCGGCGGCCGCGCAGTCGGCGTGTCCGGGGTCGCGCCGTCCAGGGGCCGGTAGCGCACGGACACCGGATAGCTGCGGCCTTCGACGTTCACCACCGGCGCGTTGTCGAAGTGCGCGGCAAAGCGCTCGGTGTCGATCGTGGCCGAGGTGACGATGACCTTCAGGTCCGGCCGTTTGCGCAGCAGCTGCTTGAGGTAGCCCAGCAGGAAGTCGATGTTGAGGCTGCGCTCGTGCGCCTCGTCGATCAGCAGGGTGTCGTAGCGCGACAGCCAGCGGTCGGTCTGGATTTCGGCCAGCAGGATGCCGTCGGTCATGAACTTCACCGCCGTCTGTTCGCTGACGTTGTCGGTGAAGCGCACCTGGTAGCCGACGAAGCCGCCCAGTGGCGTGGCGAGTTCTTCGGCGACACGCCGCGCCACCGCACGGGCGGCGATGCGGCGGGGCTGCGTGCAACCGATCATGCCGCCGGCGCCACGTCCGGCGGCCAGGCACAGCTTGGGCAACTGGGTGGTCTTGCCCGAGCCCGTTTCACCGGCGATCACCACCACCTGGTGGCGCCGGATCAGGTCGACGATGCGGTCGGCCTCGGCGGCGATCGGCAGGGACGTGTCCACCGGCGCCGCCGGCAACGCTGCCGCGCGCGCTTCACGCTGCCCCACCGATGCGGCCAGCGCCTGCGCGAAGGCCGCCTGCGCCGCCGCATCCGCGGGCGCGCCCGCCCAGCGCGACCACAGGCCGTGCAGGCGGCCGCGGTCGCGGCTCATCGCGCCGTCGATCGCCCGCCGCGCCTGGGCCAGTTCGGGCGTGAGCGGTCCGGCGGCTTCGCGCCCGGCGGCGCGCGGCTGGCTCCGACCCCGCCGGGGGGCCTTCCTGGCATGTGCATCGATAGGGTTCATCTATCCAACCAACAGGAACAATTCACTTCAACGGCCGGGCGCGCAGGGCTATTGTCACCGCTCGACCCCCTTCCAAGGAGATGCGCATGGCCAAGACCGGAACTTCCAGGGCGGCCTCCTCCAAAGCAGCCCCGTCCAGGGCAGCCCCCACCAAGGCCGCCGTCGAAGCGGCGCCCGCGATCGATATCGGGATCAAGGGGCCCGATCGCAAGAAGATCGCCGACGGCCTGTCGCGCTTCCTGGCTGACAGCTTCACGTTGTACCTGAAGACCCACAATTTCCACTGGAACGTGACCGGCCCGATGTTCAACGCGCTGCACATCATGTTCGAGGGCCAGTACAACGAGCAGTGGGTGGCGCTGGACGAGACGGCTGAACGCATCCGCGCACTGGGTTTCAACGCCCCGGGGTCCTACGTCGAATTCACCCGGCTGACCTCGATCGCCGAGGAGCGCGGCCTGACGGACACAGCGGAATGGCGCGAGATGGTGCGCCAGCTGGTGGTGGGCAACGAGGCTGTCGCCCGCACGGCGCGCGAAGTGCTCAAGACCGCCGATGCCGGTGGCGACGATCCCACGGTCGACCTGATGACCCAGCGCCTGCAGGTGCACGAGAAGAACGCCTGGATGCTGAGGTCGCTGCTGCAGTAGCGCCTCCGGCAGGTCCTGCGGCCGCCGCCGACGCCGCCGCGGGATCGATTCCCACCGCCGTGCGCGGCGGCGTTCTCGCGCGGACTGCGACAGGGATTGGGTAACCTTGTGCGCATGTCAGACGCCGCCCTCGACCTGCTCCAGCGCATTTTCGGCCACCGCCAGTTCCGCGGCGAACAGGCGCAGATCGTGGCCCAGGTGGCCGGTGGTGGCGACGCGCTGGTGCTGATGCCGACCGGCGGGGGCAAGTCCCTGTGCTACCAGCTGCCCGCGTTGCTGCGCGAGGGCTGCGGCATCGTGGTCTCGCCGCTGATCGCGCTGATGCAGGACCAGGTGGAGGGGCTGCGCCAGCTCGGCGTGCGGGCGGCGTACCTGAATTCCACCCTGGATGCCGGCCAGGCGTCGGATGTCGAACGCGCGCTGCTGGCCGGCGAGCTCGACCTGCTCTACGTCGCCCCCGAACGCCTGCTCACGCCGCGCTTCCTGTCCCTGCTCGACCGCGCGCAGATCGCCCTGTTCGCCATCGACGAGGCGCACTGCGTCTCGCAGTGGGGCCACGATTTCCGCAAGGAGTACCGCGAGCTCACCGTGCTGCACGAGCGCTGGCCGCAGGTGCCGCGCATCGCGCTGACCGCCACCGCCGACGCCCCCACGCGCGAAGAGATCGCCGAGCGGCTCACGCTGGAGCCGGCCCGCACGTTCGTCAGTTCCTTCGACCGTCCCAACATCCGCTACACCATCGTCCACAAGGACAACGGCGTGCGGCAGCTGCAGGATTTCCTGGCCGCCCATCGCGGCGACAGCGGCATCGTCTACGCCTTCTCGCGCAAGCGGGTGGACTCGATCGCCGAACAGCTGCGCGAAGCCGGCGTCGACGCCCTGCCCTACCACGCCGGCATGGATTCGGCGGCGCGCGCCGCGAACCAGCGCCGCTTCCTGCAGGAAGACGGTGTGGTGATGGTGGCCACCATCGCCTTCGGCATGGGCATCGACAAGCCCGATGTGCGCTTCGTCGCCCACGTCGACCTGCCCAAGTCGATCGAGGGCTACTACCAGGAAACCGGCCGCGCCGGCCGCGATGGCGAGGCCGCGCACGCGTGGCTGTGCTACGGGCTGGGCGACACCGTCAACCTGCGCCAGCTCATCAACCAGTCCCAGGCTGGCGAAGAGCGCAAGCGCCTGGAGTTGCGCAAGCTCGACGCGCTGCTGGGCTACTGCGAATCCACCGCCTGCCGCCGCCAGTCGCTGCTGGGCTGGTTCGGCGAGCCGCACGCGGGCGCCTGCGGCAACTGCGACAACTGCCTGGATCCGCCGCAGACCTGGGACGGCACCCAGGCCGCGCGCAAGGCGCTGTCCTGCGTCTATCGCACCGGCCAGCGCTTCGGCGCGGCCCACGTGATCGACGTGCTGCGCGGCGTGCCCGGCGACCGCGCCACCCAGCTGGGCCACGACACGCTCAGCACCTGGGGCATCGGCGCCGATCTCGACGAGCGGCAATGGCGCAGCGTGTTCCGGCAGCTGGTCGCCCACGGCCTGCTGGAGGCCGACGAACACGGCGCGCTGCGCCTGACGGCGGCCAGCGGAGCGGTCCTGCGGGGCGAGCAACCCCTGCATTTCCGCGTCGATCCGCCCAAGGCGGCGCGGCGCAGCCGGCGCGACCGCGACGCGCGCGAGAAGGACGCCGACTTCGACCTGCCCCCCGAGGCGCTGCTGCGGTTCAACGCCCTGCGCACCTGGCGCTCGGCGGCCGCCAAGGCGCAGAACGTCCCGGCCTACGTCATCTTCCACGACAGCACCCTGCGCGCCATCGCCACCCACGCGCCGGAAGACCTCGACGAACTGGCCCGCATCCCGGGCATCGGCGCAGGCAAGCTGGAACGCTACGGCGACGACGTGCTGCAGCAGTTGTTCGACGCGGCCTGAGGTAGGGAACGCGGGTGCGCGCGGCTGCCCGCAGCCGCCGCGCGGGCCGCTCATGGATGGTGTGGCCGTGGGCGCGTGCGCGCGCCGAGGACGAAGGGGCATCGGCCGGGGGCGTGGCGGAAGGCCTCGACAGGATTCCGGAAGCCACCACGGCCTTCCCGAAGACGCTACGGCCTTCCGGAACGGCCTTCCCGAAGACGCTACGGCTTTCCGGAAGGCGCTACGGCCTTCCCGAAGACGCCTGGGGCCTCCAGAAGGCAAATATTGGATTCCGGAATCCGGAAAAGGGATTCGGGAATGCGAAATCCGGATTCGGGAATACCGATTCCGGATTCGGGAGGGCGATTTTCGGACTCCCGAA
This genomic interval carries:
- a CDS encoding Dps family protein; this translates as MAKTGTSRAASSKAAPSRAAPTKAAVEAAPAIDIGIKGPDRKKIADGLSRFLADSFTLYLKTHNFHWNVTGPMFNALHIMFEGQYNEQWVALDETAERIRALGFNAPGSYVEFTRLTSIAEERGLTDTAEWREMVRQLVVGNEAVARTAREVLKTADAGGDDPTVDLMTQRLQVHEKNAWMLRSLLQ
- the recQ gene encoding DNA helicase RecQ, with the translated sequence MSDAALDLLQRIFGHRQFRGEQAQIVAQVAGGGDALVLMPTGGGKSLCYQLPALLREGCGIVVSPLIALMQDQVEGLRQLGVRAAYLNSTLDAGQASDVERALLAGELDLLYVAPERLLTPRFLSLLDRAQIALFAIDEAHCVSQWGHDFRKEYRELTVLHERWPQVPRIALTATADAPTREEIAERLTLEPARTFVSSFDRPNIRYTIVHKDNGVRQLQDFLAAHRGDSGIVYAFSRKRVDSIAEQLREAGVDALPYHAGMDSAARAANQRRFLQEDGVVMVATIAFGMGIDKPDVRFVAHVDLPKSIEGYYQETGRAGRDGEAAHAWLCYGLGDTVNLRQLINQSQAGEERKRLELRKLDALLGYCESTACRRQSLLGWFGEPHAGACGNCDNCLDPPQTWDGTQAARKALSCVYRTGQRFGAAHVIDVLRGVPGDRATQLGHDTLSTWGIGADLDERQWRSVFRQLVAHGLLEADEHGALRLTAASGAVLRGEQPLHFRVDPPKAARRSRRDRDAREKDADFDLPPEALLRFNALRTWRSAAAKAQNVPAYVIFHDSTLRAIATHAPEDLDELARIPGIGAGKLERYGDDVLQQLFDAA